One genomic window of Thalassolituus hydrocarboniclasticus includes the following:
- a CDS encoding 3-deoxy-7-phosphoheptulonate synthase, whose translation MTDNRVEDLNIESIVPLITPEQLKTDMPSSEAAVASVQQGRQVVRDILDRKDHRIFIVVGPCSIHDVEAAKEYAARLRDLAEEVSDTLYLVMRVYFEKPRTTVGWKGLINDPYMNDTFKIQDGLHIARRLLIDLAEFGLPLSTEALDPISPQYLQDLITWSAIGARTTESQTHREMASGLSSAVGFKNGTDGSLTVATNALMSVANPHRFLGIDQGGKVSIVSTKGNPYGHVVLRGGGGKPNYDSVNISLAEQALAKSDLAQNIMVDCSHENSNKNPALQPLVMDNVTNQILEGNKSIIGLMVESNLKHGRQNIPANLDDLEYGLSVTDGCISWEETEDAIRSMRNKLKDILPKRNA comes from the coding sequence ATGACTGACAATCGCGTAGAAGATCTCAATATTGAGTCGATTGTTCCGCTGATCACGCCGGAACAACTGAAAACCGACATGCCCAGCAGCGAAGCCGCTGTTGCCAGCGTACAACAAGGCCGTCAGGTCGTACGCGACATTCTGGACCGCAAAGACCACCGTATTTTTATCGTCGTTGGCCCCTGCTCCATTCATGACGTAGAAGCCGCCAAAGAATACGCAGCACGTCTGCGCGATCTGGCCGAAGAAGTCAGCGACACCCTGTATCTGGTTATGCGCGTGTACTTTGAAAAGCCACGCACCACCGTCGGCTGGAAAGGTCTGATCAACGACCCGTACATGAACGATACGTTCAAAATCCAGGACGGTCTGCACATTGCCCGCCGCCTGCTGATTGATCTGGCCGAATTCGGTCTGCCACTGTCTACCGAAGCTCTGGACCCGATATCTCCGCAATACCTGCAGGATCTGATCACCTGGTCGGCCATTGGCGCACGTACCACCGAATCCCAGACGCACCGCGAAATGGCTTCTGGCCTGTCGTCCGCCGTAGGCTTTAAAAACGGCACAGATGGCAGCCTGACCGTAGCCACCAACGCCCTGATGTCGGTTGCTAACCCGCACCGCTTCCTCGGTATTGATCAGGGCGGCAAAGTGTCCATCGTCTCGACCAAAGGCAACCCATACGGTCACGTGGTTTTACGTGGCGGCGGCGGCAAGCCGAACTACGATTCTGTGAATATCTCTCTGGCGGAGCAGGCGCTGGCCAAATCCGATCTGGCACAGAACATCATGGTTGACTGCAGCCATGAAAACTCCAATAAAAACCCGGCGTTACAACCTCTGGTCATGGATAACGTCACCAACCAGATTCTGGAAGGTAACAAGTCCATTATTGGCTTAATGGTTGAATCCAACCTGAAGCACGGCCGTCAGAATATTCCGGCGAACCTCGATGATCTGGAATACGGCTTGTCGGTTACCGATGGCTGCATCAGCTGGGAAGAAACAGAAGATGCTATCCGCAGCATGCGCAACAAGCTGAAGGATATACTGCCTAAGCGTAACGCCTGA
- a CDS encoding HvfB family MNIO-type RiPP peptide maturase encodes MKTTSHFVAGAGLGLRRALMGPLADVPDTAIDFMEIAPENWIGIGGRFGKQLRQFTERYDFLCHGLSLSLGGPAALDEALVRSVKSFMQEHGIKAYSEHLSYCSDDGHLYDLMPVPMTEAAVDYVAERIMRVQDILGQRLIIENVSTYAEPGKEMSEQDFVCAVLEKADCDLLLDVNNVYVNSINHGQDALQYIRAMPTQRIRYLHIAGHYDEADDLLVDTHGNAVKTDVWALLQHAYDCHGVQPTLLERDFNFPAVAELLAELDVIRQYQADAERAVKNGSLLSGGVRVSG; translated from the coding sequence ATGAAAACAACCTCCCACTTCGTTGCCGGAGCCGGGTTGGGGTTGCGGCGGGCTCTGATGGGCCCGCTGGCCGACGTGCCGGATACCGCCATTGATTTTATGGAAATTGCGCCGGAAAACTGGATTGGGATTGGCGGCCGTTTTGGCAAACAATTGCGTCAGTTTACCGAGCGTTATGATTTTCTTTGTCATGGCCTGTCGTTATCTCTGGGTGGCCCGGCTGCGCTTGATGAAGCACTGGTCCGCTCGGTCAAAAGCTTTATGCAGGAGCATGGCATTAAGGCTTACAGCGAGCACCTGAGCTACTGCAGTGACGATGGGCATTTATATGACCTGATGCCTGTGCCGATGACGGAAGCAGCGGTTGATTATGTCGCTGAGCGCATTATGCGGGTGCAGGATATTCTCGGGCAGCGTCTGATTATCGAAAATGTGTCGACCTATGCTGAACCCGGCAAAGAAATGTCGGAGCAGGATTTTGTCTGTGCGGTGCTGGAAAAGGCCGACTGCGATCTGCTGCTGGATGTTAATAATGTTTATGTGAACAGTATTAATCATGGGCAGGATGCGCTGCAATATATCCGGGCTATGCCAACACAGCGTATCCGCTATCTGCATATTGCCGGTCATTACGATGAAGCCGATGACCTGCTGGTTGATACCCATGGCAACGCGGTTAAAACCGATGTCTGGGCATTATTGCAACATGCCTATGATTGTCACGGTGTACAGCCGACATTGCTGGAGCGGGACTTTAATTTCCCCGCTGTAGCTGAGTTGCTGGCTGAACTTGATGTCATTCGTCAGTATCAGGCTGACGCTGAGCGCGCTGTAAAAAATGGTTCTCTGCTCAGTGGAGGTGTTCGTGTCAGTGGCTGA
- a CDS encoding HvfA family oxazolone/thioamide-modified RiPP metallophore encodes MAKKTMKPVAAVLGTAFIAALAQAPVASAAENPFASAELQSGYKLAAHHEGKCGEGKCGEGKCGAEKTKAEGKCGEGKCGADKAKSEGKCGEGKCGADKAKSEGKCGADKTRSEGKCGEGKCGGSK; translated from the coding sequence ATGGCTAAAAAAACAATGAAACCCGTTGCTGCTGTACTGGGTACTGCCTTCATCGCTGCACTGGCTCAGGCTCCTGTGGCCTCTGCGGCTGAAAATCCATTTGCGTCTGCTGAATTGCAGTCTGGTTATAAACTGGCTGCGCACCATGAGGGAAAGTGTGGTGAAGGCAAATGCGGTGAAGGTAAATGTGGTGCAGAGAAAACCAAAGCCGAAGGTAAGTGCGGCGAAGGTAAATGTGGTGCCGATAAGGCCAAATCTGAAGGCAAGTGCGGCGAAGGTAAATGCGGTGCTGATAAGGCCAAGTCTGAAGGCAAGTGCGGTGCCGATAAGACCAGATCTGAAGGCAAATGCGGCGAAGGTAAGTGCGGCGGCAGCAAGTAA
- a CDS encoding HvfX family Cu-binding RiPP maturation protein, translated as MSLVSFLDAQYDRLNSTRAFDFLAPLALRLYLAAVFWVAGMNKVAGFDNVVQWFGNDEWGLGLPFPWLMAFLATAAEVGGAVLLLLGLGTRYIAVPLMITMLVAIFTVHWDYGWQAIADLNSPGATAATAEALTRLERAREILQEYGNYAWLTADGRYSFVVSNNGIEWGVTYLLMLLVLFFQGAGRWFSLDYWIEQRYRAQ; from the coding sequence ATGTCGTTAGTCAGTTTTCTTGATGCGCAGTACGACCGGTTAAATTCAACCCGCGCCTTTGATTTTCTGGCCCCTCTTGCTTTACGCCTGTACCTGGCTGCTGTTTTTTGGGTCGCTGGTATGAATAAAGTGGCGGGTTTCGATAATGTGGTTCAATGGTTTGGCAATGATGAGTGGGGGTTAGGTTTGCCTTTTCCCTGGCTGATGGCCTTTCTGGCGACGGCTGCTGAAGTGGGCGGTGCGGTTTTGCTGCTGCTTGGGCTTGGCACCCGTTATATTGCCGTGCCTCTTATGATTACCATGCTGGTCGCTATTTTTACCGTGCACTGGGATTATGGTTGGCAGGCGATTGCGGACCTGAATTCTCCGGGAGCTACGGCCGCGACTGCAGAGGCATTAACCCGTCTGGAGCGGGCGCGTGAAATATTGCAGGAATACGGTAACTATGCCTGGCTGACGGCGGATGGACGTTACAGCTTTGTGGTGTCGAATAATGGTATTGAGTGGGGAGTAACCTATCTGCTGATGCTGCTGGTTTTGTTTTTCCAGGGGGCTGGCCGCTGGTTCAGTCTGGACTATTGGATAGAGCAACGCTACCGGGCGCAATAG
- a CDS encoding AMP-binding protein encodes MNEQFFQERYPEGYPSTIDPDKHESLVEIFNSFVERFADRPAFTCLGQTLTYAELNKQSAAFAAYLQNETSLQAGDRIAVQLPNILQYPIVVFGAMRAGMVVVNTNPLYTEREMEHQFNDSGAKALVVLANMADKAERVLPNTGIKHVIVTNVGDMHGTVKRVLINTVLKHVKKEVPAFNIPGAVALRSALKAGAGKSFTAVKVDRNDVAVLQYTGGTTGVAKGAMLTHRNLMSNMMQCHGLFTMVLEEGKETVIAPLPLYHIYAFTVHCMVLLETGNHSILIPNPRDIPGFIKTLQGAEFSGFVGLNTLFVALCGQEAFRALNFSKLKLTISGGMALTKDAADQWQSVTGCEIAEGFGMTETSPVVSFNPPGHIKLGTIGMPVAGTNCKVIDEDGNELPLGEPGELCVKGPQVMKGYWQRPEATAETITEDGWLKTGDMAVITDDGYMKIVDRKKDMIIVSGFNVYPNEVEDVLVSHPDIVEAAAIGIPDPKSSEAVKVFIVSKNENLTAAEVKDWCRERLTAYKVPRHIEFRDELPKTNVGKILRRELRDAELAKHN; translated from the coding sequence ATGAACGAGCAGTTTTTCCAGGAGCGTTATCCGGAAGGGTATCCAAGTACGATTGACCCGGATAAGCACGAATCTTTAGTCGAAATTTTTAACAGTTTCGTAGAACGTTTTGCTGATCGTCCGGCGTTTACCTGTCTGGGACAAACCCTGACCTATGCCGAACTGAATAAGCAGAGCGCCGCCTTTGCTGCCTACCTGCAGAATGAAACCAGCCTGCAGGCCGGTGACCGTATCGCAGTGCAGCTGCCGAACATTCTGCAATATCCGATTGTTGTATTCGGTGCTATGCGTGCCGGTATGGTGGTGGTTAATACCAATCCGCTGTATACCGAACGCGAGATGGAACACCAGTTTAACGATTCTGGTGCCAAGGCTCTGGTGGTTCTGGCCAATATGGCTGACAAAGCGGAGCGCGTGTTGCCAAACACTGGCATCAAACACGTGATCGTCACCAATGTGGGTGATATGCACGGCACGGTTAAGCGTGTGCTGATCAATACCGTTCTCAAGCATGTTAAAAAAGAAGTTCCTGCCTTTAACATTCCGGGTGCCGTTGCTCTGCGCAGTGCGTTAAAAGCGGGTGCAGGAAAGAGCTTCACCGCAGTTAAAGTTGACCGTAACGATGTGGCTGTTCTGCAGTACACCGGTGGTACAACCGGCGTTGCCAAAGGTGCAATGCTGACTCACCGCAACCTGATGTCGAACATGATGCAGTGTCATGGTCTGTTCACTATGGTGCTGGAAGAAGGTAAAGAAACCGTTATCGCACCGCTGCCGCTGTACCACATCTATGCCTTTACTGTGCATTGTATGGTGCTGCTGGAAACCGGTAACCACTCGATCCTGATTCCTAACCCGCGTGATATTCCGGGCTTTATCAAAACCCTGCAGGGTGCTGAGTTCAGTGGTTTTGTGGGTCTGAATACCCTGTTCGTTGCGCTGTGTGGTCAGGAAGCTTTCCGTGCCCTGAACTTCAGCAAACTGAAGCTGACCATCTCCGGTGGTATGGCGCTGACCAAAGATGCGGCAGACCAGTGGCAGAGCGTTACCGGTTGTGAAATTGCTGAAGGCTTCGGTATGACTGAAACGTCTCCGGTTGTTTCTTTCAATCCGCCAGGCCACATCAAACTGGGTACCATCGGTATGCCGGTTGCTGGTACTAACTGTAAAGTGATCGACGAAGACGGTAATGAATTACCTCTGGGTGAGCCGGGCGAGCTCTGCGTTAAAGGCCCGCAGGTAATGAAAGGTTACTGGCAGCGTCCGGAAGCGACCGCCGAAACCATCACCGAAGATGGCTGGCTGAAAACCGGCGATATGGCGGTGATCACAGATGACGGCTACATGAAGATCGTTGACCGTAAAAAAGACATGATCATTGTCTCTGGTTTCAACGTTTACCCGAACGAAGTGGAAGATGTACTGGTATCTCACCCGGACATCGTTGAAGCCGCTGCCATCGGTATTCCGGATCCTAAGAGCTCTGAAGCGGTTAAAGTGTTTATCGTTTCCAAAAACGAAAACCTGACTGCAGCAGAAGTAAAAGACTGGTGCCGCGAGCGTCTGACCGCTTATAAAGTACCGCGTCACATTGAGTTCCGTGACGAACTGCCGAAGACCAACGTCGGCAAAATCCTGCGTCGCGAACTGCGTGATGCGGAGCTGGCCAAGCACAACTGA
- a CDS encoding HvfC family RiPP maturation protein, which translates to MAEHNEHLKQQREFAAHLRNPEVVAAPGSIDERRLSVYRELFFNNIKGFLDTTFPVCAEVLGDSRWQALARDFFASYRAQSPYFLEIPREFLTYLETHYQPEADDPDYFYELAHYEWLELAVDIAVADDASGLTSELSAENLAAGIPLLGVAEGFLYQYPVHEISLQNTSPDAKATALIVYRAPDDQVRFIETNPFTLQLLALLKEQALSGYDAVCTLLQQAGISVSEAAVAGGMAILQQWAGQGLITGVQAATEAD; encoded by the coding sequence GTGGCTGAGCATAATGAACACCTTAAACAGCAGCGGGAATTTGCCGCTCATCTGCGTAATCCGGAGGTGGTCGCCGCGCCCGGAAGTATCGATGAGCGCCGCCTGTCGGTTTACCGTGAACTGTTTTTTAATAATATTAAAGGCTTTCTGGATACGACGTTTCCGGTCTGTGCGGAAGTGTTGGGTGATTCCCGCTGGCAGGCCTTGGCGCGTGATTTTTTTGCCAGCTATCGCGCCCAGAGTCCTTATTTTCTGGAAATTCCGCGTGAATTCCTGACCTATCTCGAAACGCATTATCAGCCTGAGGCTGATGATCCTGACTATTTTTATGAACTGGCCCATTATGAGTGGCTGGAGCTGGCAGTGGATATTGCCGTTGCTGATGATGCTTCCGGGCTGACAAGTGAATTAAGCGCAGAGAACCTAGCCGCTGGCATTCCCTTATTGGGGGTGGCTGAGGGCTTTCTCTACCAATATCCGGTGCACGAAATTTCGTTACAGAATACATCCCCTGACGCGAAAGCAACGGCGCTGATCGTTTATCGTGCACCGGATGATCAGGTCCGTTTTATTGAAACCAATCCTTTTACTCTGCAATTACTGGCTCTGTTGAAAGAACAAGCGCTCAGTGGCTATGACGCTGTCTGCACGTTACTGCAACAGGCCGGAATCAGTGTCAGCGAGGCAGCAGTTGCCGGTGGCATGGCAATTCTGCAGCAATGGGCCGGGCAGGGATTAATTACCGGCGTTCAGGCTGCAACCGAAGCGGATTAA
- the hrpA gene encoding ATP-dependent RNA helicase HrpA yields the protein MSADAFTADWAALHKAIDQCLLKDQHGMRRSVQQLKKRSPDDAGTQAQLEKLLQRIQRSQQTVALRSQPLRIAYPEELPVSGKRDEILTALRDHQVVVVAGETGSGKTTQLPKICLEAGFGRQGRIAHTQPRRLAARAVAQRIAEELGCELGQQVGYQVRFTDQSVDASRVKLMTDGILLAQTQHDRFLNEYDAIIIDEAHERSLNIDFLLGYLKQLLPQRPDLKIIITSATIDVDRFAQHFADASGKAAPVIEVSGRTFPVEVRYRSLLRDEEDADDRTLFEGVAEALAELREEDKKSGQHGDVLIFMPGEREIRECAEFLRRAQLPATEILPLYARLSGADQQKIFKPHGGRRVVLATNVAETSLTVPGIRYVIDSGVARISRYSYRSKVQRLPVEAISQASANQRAGRCGRTSPGICIRLYEEADFLARSEFTDPEIQRTNLAAVILQMLHLKLGRLQDFPFIDAPDERFIKDGFNLLQELEAVDADGNMTTLGRQMARLPVDPRIGRMLLEAKQQQSLREVLIIAAALTVQDPRERPPEKQQAADEKHRLWQHEESDFLSLVNLWFAYEEQRQETSQAQLRKWCSKHFLSFMRMREWRDTHRQLHVLCKELELKENAEPASYEAVHKALLAGMLSQIGFKSEGQEYLGARNRKLFIFPASGQYKKKPKWMMTAELVETSKLYARTVARIEPQWIEQVGKPLLKYQYFEPHWNAQRGQVTAFEQSTLYGLIVNPRKRVNYALTHPQEAREVFIQEGLVEQQLRSKLPFYRKNIALLKEVTEYEEKSRRRDLVIDDAWQAEFYRRHLPQDIPSVRHLERWYEKAPAAEKKALEFTRDQLLSADAAGIGAKDFPAELEWQGMAFPLSYTFAPGTDNDGVSLSVPVAMLQQVPDAQVEWLVPGFIGEKAAQLIKGLPKAVRKNFVPVPNTVEAFLRQADASQGGLYIQLLNFLNKTQRPPLELSQLLEVELAPHLRMNIRVMSDGKLLAQGRDLAALKAQLSDASQQQVLTLAHQDYQRSDISQWDFADLPETIQTQVNGLPVRAFPCLRLNGQQLELTVEANINDARRAHRTGVSRLIRNALPEQERMLKAHIQKTMASRWLLAKGLGSQADIANDLLEAAFIQVFVPLDEALPYTEAEYKARLERRAELITHGERLLAQYIEWLQLRHTILKRIGGAVSLDRAMAYSDVKAHLQRLLASGFMSRTPWVQLQCYSRYLRAMEYRIDKLQGNLPRDRQSMIEYEALATPYLELLARVDIDDHPQLQEFGWLLEEWRVSLFAQPLGTREPVSMKRLQKRWLEIRDI from the coding sequence GTGAGCGCCGACGCTTTTACTGCCGACTGGGCAGCCCTGCATAAAGCCATTGACCAATGTTTGCTGAAAGATCAGCACGGCATGCGCCGCAGTGTGCAGCAGTTAAAGAAGCGCTCGCCGGATGATGCCGGTACCCAGGCGCAGCTGGAAAAACTGCTGCAGCGCATTCAGCGCAGCCAGCAGACGGTAGCGTTGCGCTCTCAGCCTTTACGTATTGCCTATCCGGAAGAGCTGCCGGTCAGCGGCAAGCGTGACGAGATTCTCACGGCACTGCGTGATCATCAGGTGGTGGTAGTCGCCGGTGAAACCGGTTCCGGCAAAACCACGCAATTACCTAAAATCTGTCTGGAAGCCGGTTTTGGCCGTCAGGGGCGGATTGCTCATACCCAGCCACGGCGCTTGGCTGCGCGTGCGGTTGCTCAGCGAATTGCTGAAGAACTGGGTTGCGAGCTTGGTCAGCAGGTCGGTTATCAGGTGCGCTTTACCGACCAGAGCGTCGATGCCAGCCGGGTAAAGCTGATGACCGATGGTATTTTGCTGGCGCAAACCCAGCACGACCGTTTTCTCAATGAATACGACGCCATCATTATCGACGAAGCGCACGAGCGCAGTCTGAATATTGATTTTTTGCTCGGCTATTTAAAGCAACTGCTGCCGCAGCGTCCGGATCTGAAAATTATTATTACCTCGGCCACCATTGATGTTGACCGTTTCGCTCAGCACTTTGCCGATGCCAGTGGTAAAGCCGCTCCGGTGATTGAAGTATCCGGGCGTACTTTTCCGGTTGAAGTCCGATACCGCTCGTTATTACGGGATGAAGAGGACGCGGATGACCGCACGCTGTTTGAAGGCGTGGCTGAAGCGCTGGCTGAACTGCGCGAAGAAGATAAAAAATCCGGTCAGCATGGTGATGTGCTGATTTTTATGCCAGGCGAACGGGAAATTCGCGAGTGCGCCGAATTTTTACGCCGCGCACAACTACCGGCGACTGAAATTCTGCCGCTCTATGCGCGCTTAAGCGGTGCCGATCAGCAGAAAATCTTTAAGCCTCACGGTGGCCGGCGGGTGGTGCTGGCCACCAACGTGGCAGAAACCTCGCTGACGGTGCCGGGCATCCGTTATGTGATTGACTCCGGCGTGGCGCGCATCAGTCGCTACAGTTACCGCAGCAAAGTGCAGCGGCTGCCGGTTGAGGCTATTTCTCAGGCCAGTGCCAATCAGCGTGCCGGTCGTTGTGGCCGTACTTCGCCGGGTATCTGTATCCGTCTGTACGAAGAAGCCGATTTTCTTGCCCGCTCAGAATTTACCGATCCGGAAATTCAGCGCACAAATCTGGCTGCGGTTATTTTGCAGATGCTGCATCTGAAACTCGGCCGGCTGCAGGATTTCCCCTTTATCGATGCCCCCGACGAGCGCTTTATTAAAGACGGTTTTAATCTGCTGCAGGAACTTGAAGCCGTTGATGCCGACGGGAATATGACAACGCTGGGCCGACAGATGGCGCGTCTGCCGGTTGATCCGCGTATTGGCCGGATGTTGCTCGAAGCAAAGCAGCAGCAATCATTGCGCGAGGTGCTGATTATTGCAGCGGCTTTAACCGTGCAGGACCCGCGTGAGCGGCCACCGGAAAAACAACAGGCTGCGGATGAAAAACACCGCCTCTGGCAGCATGAAGAATCCGATTTTCTCAGTCTGGTGAATTTATGGTTTGCCTACGAAGAACAGCGTCAGGAAACCTCGCAGGCGCAGTTGCGTAAATGGTGCAGTAAGCATTTTCTGTCTTTTATGCGCATGCGTGAATGGCGCGATACCCACCGACAGCTGCATGTATTGTGCAAAGAGCTGGAATTAAAAGAAAACGCCGAGCCGGCCAGCTACGAAGCCGTACACAAAGCCTTGCTGGCCGGCATGCTCAGCCAGATTGGTTTTAAATCGGAAGGGCAGGAATATCTGGGCGCCCGTAACCGTAAATTGTTTATTTTTCCGGCGTCGGGGCAATACAAGAAAAAGCCGAAGTGGATGATGACCGCCGAACTGGTTGAAACCAGCAAACTGTATGCACGTACGGTGGCGCGTATAGAACCGCAGTGGATAGAGCAGGTCGGCAAGCCGCTGCTGAAATATCAGTATTTTGAACCGCACTGGAATGCCCAGCGTGGGCAGGTAACCGCTTTTGAACAAAGTACGTTATACGGCTTGATCGTTAATCCGCGCAAACGGGTTAACTATGCGTTAACGCATCCGCAGGAAGCACGGGAAGTCTTTATTCAGGAAGGTCTGGTAGAGCAGCAGTTGCGCAGCAAACTGCCGTTTTACCGCAAAAATATTGCGCTGCTGAAAGAAGTCACTGAGTACGAAGAGAAATCCCGCCGCCGTGATCTGGTCATTGACGATGCCTGGCAGGCGGAGTTTTATCGCCGGCATTTACCGCAGGACATTCCGTCGGTCAGACACCTTGAACGCTGGTATGAAAAAGCCCCGGCGGCGGAGAAAAAAGCACTCGAATTTACCCGCGATCAATTACTCAGTGCGGATGCGGCGGGTATTGGTGCAAAAGATTTTCCGGCCGAACTGGAATGGCAGGGCATGGCTTTTCCGCTCAGCTATACCTTTGCCCCGGGTACTGATAATGATGGCGTTAGCCTGAGTGTGCCGGTGGCGATGCTGCAGCAGGTTCCGGATGCCCAGGTTGAGTGGCTGGTGCCTGGCTTTATTGGCGAAAAAGCCGCTCAGCTGATTAAGGGTTTGCCCAAAGCGGTGCGCAAAAACTTTGTACCTGTACCGAATACGGTAGAAGCCTTTCTGCGTCAGGCGGATGCCTCTCAGGGTGGTCTGTATATTCAGTTGCTGAATTTTCTTAATAAAACCCAACGTCCGCCGCTGGAGTTATCACAGCTGCTGGAGGTTGAGTTAGCGCCGCATCTGCGCATGAATATCCGGGTGATGTCCGATGGTAAGCTGCTGGCGCAGGGACGCGATCTGGCGGCGTTAAAAGCGCAGCTGAGTGATGCCAGTCAGCAGCAGGTACTGACGCTGGCGCATCAGGATTATCAGCGCAGCGATATCAGCCAGTGGGATTTTGCCGATTTACCGGAGACTATCCAGACACAGGTGAATGGTTTGCCGGTGCGTGCATTCCCGTGCCTGCGTCTTAATGGTCAGCAGCTGGAATTAACCGTTGAAGCCAATATTAATGATGCCCGCCGTGCACACCGCACAGGTGTCAGCCGCCTGATCCGCAACGCTCTGCCGGAACAGGAGCGGATGCTGAAAGCCCATATTCAGAAAACCATGGCCAGCCGCTGGTTGCTGGCAAAAGGTCTGGGCAGTCAGGCTGATATTGCCAATGACCTGCTTGAGGCTGCGTTTATTCAGGTGTTTGTGCCTCTGGATGAAGCGCTGCCTTACACTGAGGCTGAATATAAAGCCCGCCTGGAGCGTCGTGCTGAGCTGATTACCCACGGCGAACGGTTATTGGCGCAATACATTGAGTGGCTGCAGCTACGTCATACCATTCTGAAGCGTATTGGTGGTGCGGTCAGCCTGGATCGTGCGATGGCCTACAGCGATGTAAAAGCTCATCTGCAGCGGCTGCTGGCTTCCGGTTTTATGAGCCGTACTCCCTGGGTTCAGCTGCAATGCTACAGCCGTTACTTACGCGCGATGGAATACCGCATCGATAAATTGCAGGGCAATCTGCCGCGTGACCGGCAGTCGATGATTGAGTATGAGGCGCTGGCAACGCCTTATCTTGAATTACTGGCGCGTGTTGATATCGATGACCATCCGCAATTACAGGAATTTGGCTGGCTGCTGGAAGAGTGGCGGGTATCGTTGTTTGCTCAGCCGCTGGGTACGCGAGAGCCGGTATCGATGAAACGACTGCAGAAGCGTTGGCTGGAAATCCGTGATATCTGA
- a CDS encoding MlaA family lipoprotein produces the protein MFAFNENLDKYVARPLAEGYQYITPEPVDQSVTHFFSNLGEVLVIANDIGQLKMGQALSDTARFLINSTVGFFGIFDVATHIGLPKHNEDFGQTLGYWGVGSGPYLMLPFLGPSTVRDGAGLLLDYESDLGYTGVANNYAQELGLYTVRGVDLRADLLASEGLISGDRYTFIRSFYLQRREYLINDGVVVDEFEDDFDDFDDESWDDDWEE, from the coding sequence ATGTTCGCATTTAACGAAAACCTCGATAAATATGTCGCCAGACCGCTGGCCGAAGGCTATCAGTACATCACCCCTGAGCCTGTCGATCAGTCGGTAACGCATTTTTTCTCGAATCTGGGAGAAGTTCTGGTTATTGCTAATGATATTGGTCAGTTGAAAATGGGGCAGGCTTTATCGGATACCGCACGCTTTCTGATCAACAGCACGGTGGGGTTTTTCGGTATATTTGATGTTGCAACACACATAGGGCTGCCTAAGCACAACGAAGATTTTGGTCAGACTCTGGGCTACTGGGGTGTTGGCAGTGGTCCTTATCTGATGCTGCCGTTTCTTGGGCCAAGTACGGTTCGGGATGGAGCGGGATTGCTGCTCGATTATGAAAGCGACCTTGGCTATACCGGTGTTGCCAATAATTACGCTCAGGAGCTGGGGCTGTACACGGTTCGTGGTGTCGATCTGCGTGCTGACCTTCTGGCTTCGGAAGGGTTGATATCCGGCGATCGCTATACCTTTATCCGCAGCTTTTATCTGCAGCGTCGTGAGTACCTGATTAACGACGGTGTGGTGGTGGATGAGTTTGAAGATGACTTCGACGACTTTGATGATGAGAGCTGGGATGACGATTGGGAGGAGTAA